A section of the Elizabethkingia anophelis R26 genome encodes:
- a CDS encoding helix-turn-helix transcriptional regulator has product MRDITVPKIIELFANLLGTELENRKLEIPDRFGKGYCRGFVFNEHIRMIISNYELYEDLAIENPDIDTAGKMIFFKFQNVFSQSGIPSVMIGTSRLNTDDVISIHSNTATINIEIDAHYLNSLFYSYEKSPILKGLLQNAQPYLFEQVLYSSLQEIVNDIISENTEKVFELFFLRVKAEELICRLLMDLGKRDEKQLYALNFHDIEAIYRIKALIIEDLGVPPVISELSVIAGMSPTKLKRLFSQIFGNSIFNYYQDLRMKEAAALLKEKKYSVSEVGYKLGFTNLGHFSRIFKQHIGMSPKKYAVYS; this is encoded by the coding sequence ATGAGAGATATTACAGTTCCAAAAATTATTGAGCTTTTTGCCAACCTGCTGGGAACAGAACTAGAAAATAGAAAGTTAGAAATCCCAGACAGATTTGGTAAAGGATATTGTCGAGGCTTTGTTTTTAATGAACATATCCGAATGATTATAAGTAATTATGAGCTTTATGAGGATCTGGCTATTGAGAATCCGGATATAGATACCGCTGGAAAAATGATATTTTTTAAATTTCAGAATGTTTTCTCACAATCAGGAATTCCTTCTGTTATGATTGGAACCAGTCGATTGAATACCGACGATGTTATTTCCATCCATTCTAATACTGCTACCATTAATATAGAAATAGATGCTCATTATCTTAATAGTTTATTTTACTCTTATGAAAAGTCCCCAATTTTAAAAGGTTTACTACAAAATGCGCAGCCTTATCTTTTTGAACAAGTGCTTTATTCTTCTTTACAGGAAATAGTCAATGATATAATTTCAGAAAATACCGAGAAGGTCTTTGAGTTATTTTTCTTAAGAGTGAAAGCAGAAGAATTGATTTGTCGGCTATTAATGGATTTGGGTAAACGGGATGAAAAACAACTTTATGCTCTAAATTTTCATGATATTGAAGCTATTTATAGGATTAAAGCATTAATCATTGAAGATCTGGGTGTGCCCCCGGTTATTAGTGAATTGTCTGTTATTGCTGGTATGAGTCCTACTAAACTGAAACGTTTGTTTAGTCAGATATTTGGTAATAGTATTTTTAACTACTATCAGGATTTAAGAATGAAAGAAGCGGCAGCTTTACTAAAAGAGAAAAAATATTCGGTTTCGGAGGTAGGATATAAATTAGGGTTTACAAATCTTGGGCATTTTTCCAGGATATTTAAGCAACATATTGGAATGAGTCCGAAGAAATATGCTGTGTATAGTTGA
- a CDS encoding helix-turn-helix domain-containing protein, protein MQLKKYIFYFLVLFFVFLHENLKAQSYDELKKKYENIEESDERAFDVINVLIAKAKKEKNNDELMRAYEDAIYYSSTTDKKLMYSDSSIAVATKTLNNDFISRAYLVKGTIYYFNLKKYKSALDEYLKAYEYSKKGSNDYQKSQLIYYLGVVKSYLGYYNDALGLFNECIAYFEPKTTGNLHPNEIYNNSRGYLNSLHLAIVCYIHLGNFEKANFLTQKGLAFIKRDKVNEYPLETSYLLKCKGISEFHENKFDKAIQTFGQAIPVLEGNKDFAWASVVDFYIGKSYLGLHQEEEAVAQFKKVDSIFQKHNFILPELRENYELLISYYRRHNDPKEELYYTKVLLKADGILTRDFTYLSSKIHREYDTQNLVDIQNKLENQNKWGLGMIILLCIIVSVLVYNVWKYYQNEKKIKTKYKKLEDNLQHHIEQEPSSVPYENISSQSKSTMSEEVYKDLQDKLEKFEKEKQFLEKGMTLNKLANIFETNSTYLSQFINETKSMNFSRYLGILRINYITQLMYENEKYLNYTIQSLSDECGIASRQNFSDLFQEINGLRPTEFIKKRKKDIEDMKSSTNE, encoded by the coding sequence ATGCAATTAAAAAAATACATATTTTACTTTTTAGTACTCTTTTTTGTTTTTCTGCATGAAAATCTGAAGGCTCAATCGTATGATGAATTAAAGAAAAAATATGAAAATATAGAAGAAAGTGACGAAAGAGCTTTTGATGTAATAAATGTATTGATTGCCAAGGCCAAAAAAGAAAAGAACAATGATGAACTGATGCGAGCATATGAAGATGCAATATATTACTCGTCAACTACCGATAAGAAGTTAATGTATTCTGATAGTAGTATTGCGGTTGCAACAAAAACATTGAATAATGATTTTATTAGCAGAGCTTATCTAGTAAAGGGGACAATCTATTACTTTAATTTAAAAAAGTACAAATCTGCTTTAGATGAATACCTGAAGGCTTATGAATATTCAAAAAAAGGAAGTAATGATTATCAGAAAAGCCAATTAATCTATTATTTAGGGGTTGTTAAAAGCTATTTAGGGTATTATAATGATGCTTTAGGACTCTTTAATGAGTGTATTGCTTATTTTGAACCTAAGACAACAGGAAACCTGCACCCGAATGAAATTTATAATAATAGTCGGGGATATCTTAATAGTTTGCATCTTGCAATTGTCTGTTATATTCATTTAGGCAATTTTGAAAAGGCTAATTTTTTAACACAGAAAGGGTTGGCATTTATCAAAAGAGATAAAGTGAATGAATATCCACTGGAAACCAGCTATTTATTGAAATGTAAAGGTATTTCCGAATTTCATGAAAATAAGTTTGATAAAGCAATTCAAACTTTCGGACAGGCTATTCCTGTTTTGGAAGGTAATAAAGACTTTGCGTGGGCTTCAGTTGTCGATTTTTATATAGGAAAAAGCTATTTAGGTCTTCATCAGGAAGAAGAAGCTGTAGCACAATTTAAAAAAGTTGATTCAATATTCCAGAAACACAATTTCATATTGCCGGAGTTAAGAGAGAATTATGAGCTTCTGATTAGTTATTATCGTAGACATAATGATCCTAAGGAAGAATTATATTATACTAAAGTATTATTAAAAGCTGATGGAATTTTAACCAGAGACTTTACCTATTTATCTTCTAAAATACATAGAGAATATGATACGCAGAATCTTGTAGATATTCAGAATAAACTAGAGAACCAGAATAAATGGGGGTTGGGTATGATTATTCTTTTGTGTATAATAGTGAGTGTACTGGTTTATAATGTCTGGAAATACTACCAGAATGAAAAGAAGATTAAAACAAAGTATAAAAAACTTGAAGACAATCTCCAGCATCATATAGAGCAGGAACCGTCTTCGGTTCCATATGAGAACATTTCATCTCAAAGTAAATCTACGATGAGTGAAGAGGTTTATAAAGATCTTCAGGATAAATTAGAAAAGTTTGAAAAAGAAAAACAATTTCTGGAAAAGGGGATGACCCTTAATAAGCTGGCAAATATTTTTGAAACAAACAGTACATATCTTTCTCAATTTATCAATGAGACAAAAAGTATGAACTTTAGTAGATATTTGGGTATTTTGAGAATAAATTATATTACACAGTTAATGTATGAAAATGAAAAATATCTTAATTATACAATTCAAAGCCTATCCGATGAGTGCGGAATAGCGTCCAGACAAAATTTCTCCGATTTATTTCAGGAAATTAATGGACTTCGCCCAACTGAATTTATTAAAAAGAGGAAAAAAGATATAGAAGATATGAAATCGTCTACAAATGAATAA
- a CDS encoding CPBP family intramembrane glutamic endopeptidase has protein sequence MIGIIAELAISWLLLWLFAKTNLEALGLLPSKNRLINAGIGLLLSGTCCILYHVLKTYPADNSWILNKQISFTTILKSTWWTFKSVLFEELIFRGAILYLLTRKLNVKTACLLSAASFGIYHLFSYNAFGNPVQMVIVFLMTAILGLALAYSFTKTQSLYLPVSLHFGWNFFNIVVFSSGPLGLQLFIKANTNKLQDGLSLIILVFQAIVLPLLIWCYLSYISKKPKQV, from the coding sequence ATGATTGGTATTATAGCAGAACTGGCTATTTCATGGCTATTACTTTGGTTGTTTGCCAAAACTAATCTGGAAGCTTTAGGGCTTCTTCCATCAAAAAACAGATTAATTAATGCAGGTATCGGTTTATTATTATCCGGAACATGCTGTATACTCTATCATGTATTGAAAACATATCCCGCAGATAACAGTTGGATATTAAATAAACAAATTTCTTTTACAACCATATTAAAAAGTACCTGGTGGACTTTTAAATCAGTATTATTTGAAGAACTAATATTCAGAGGTGCTATTTTATATTTGCTAACAAGGAAATTGAATGTAAAAACTGCATGTCTTTTATCCGCAGCTTCCTTTGGTATCTATCATTTATTTTCTTACAATGCCTTTGGTAATCCGGTACAGATGGTTATTGTATTCTTAATGACAGCAATCTTAGGTCTTGCATTAGCTTATAGTTTTACTAAAACTCAATCCCTTTACTTGCCTGTTAGCTTACACTTCGGATGGAATTTCTTTAATATTGTTGTTTTCTCAAGTGGCCCGCTTGGATTACAACTCTTTATAAAAGCAAATACAAATAAATTACAAGATGGTCTATCATTAATAATCTTAGTATTTCAGGCAATAGTATTACCTCTTCTTATATGGTGTTATTTAAGCTATATTTCAAAAAAGCCTAAACAGGTTTAA
- the tenA gene encoding thiaminase II codes for MKWSEYAWKQIEEYYQLILAMPFVKELAEGSLSKEKFQFYMAQDSLYLERFGRALALIGARAYNIQDVLSFTRFAENAIVVENALHESYFKDFDVTEKGKMQPVCHHYVHFLKSTAALDAVEIAMAAVLPCFWIYQKVGDYIYDNKKTDNNPYKKWIDTYSGEEFALAVQQAIEICDRAAEATTPEIRVKMTEAFITATQMEYYFWQAAYDLKSWI; via the coding sequence ATGAAATGGTCTGAATATGCCTGGAAACAAATAGAAGAATATTATCAGTTGATACTTGCAATGCCTTTTGTCAAAGAATTGGCGGAAGGAAGCCTCTCAAAAGAAAAATTCCAGTTTTATATGGCTCAGGACTCATTATATCTTGAGCGTTTTGGACGCGCACTTGCACTAATAGGCGCCAGAGCATATAATATTCAGGATGTTCTTTCCTTTACTCGTTTTGCAGAAAATGCTATTGTCGTAGAAAATGCATTACACGAATCTTATTTTAAAGATTTTGATGTTACTGAAAAAGGAAAAATGCAACCCGTTTGCCATCACTATGTTCATTTCTTAAAAAGTACTGCTGCATTGGACGCTGTTGAAATTGCAATGGCAGCTGTTCTACCGTGTTTCTGGATTTATCAGAAAGTCGGTGATTATATATATGATAACAAAAAGACAGACAATAATCCTTACAAAAAATGGATTGATACTTACAGCGGTGAAGAGTTTGCACTCGCTGTTCAACAAGCTATTGAGATTTGTGATAGAGCAGCCGAGGCAACTACTCCGGAAATCAGAGTCAAAATGACAGAAGCCTTTATTACAGCTACACAAATGGAATATTATTTCTGGCAGGCTGCCTATGATTTAAAATCCTGGATATAA
- the thiD gene encoding bifunctional hydroxymethylpyrimidine kinase/phosphomethylpyrimidine kinase translates to MKKYTSPSVLTIAGFDGSGGAGIQADIKTFSALGCFATSVLTALPIQNTQGVRKIYSIPEEAVADQIEAILDDIFPSAIKIGMVHTPQLVNVITNTLNKYHKVPVVFDPVMVATSGHKLIEEETITATVQKLFPIADVITPNMDEASILANMQVKTLDDMYSAGEKILNLGCKSVLLKGGHQETDMITSLYFDESGKISSFETEKFQTNNTHGSGCTLSSAIAAYLAQGKNLSDAVSLGQQYVFEAIKSGKDLKIGKGNGPLNHFFNPQKLIIHEMV, encoded by the coding sequence ATGAAAAAATATACAAGCCCGTCTGTCTTAACCATAGCAGGTTTTGATGGTAGTGGGGGTGCCGGAATCCAGGCGGATATCAAAACTTTTTCGGCTTTAGGCTGTTTTGCTACATCTGTATTAACAGCTCTTCCGATACAAAATACACAAGGTGTACGAAAAATATATTCAATTCCTGAAGAAGCTGTTGCAGATCAGATTGAGGCGATACTGGATGACATATTCCCCTCAGCTATCAAAATAGGAATGGTGCATACTCCACAATTGGTAAATGTCATTACTAATACCTTGAATAAATATCATAAAGTACCTGTTGTATTCGATCCGGTAATGGTAGCTACCAGCGGACATAAACTTATAGAAGAGGAAACCATTACAGCTACTGTTCAAAAATTATTTCCCATAGCAGATGTTATAACACCGAATATGGATGAAGCCTCAATTTTGGCTAATATGCAGGTAAAAACATTAGACGATATGTATAGCGCAGGCGAAAAAATATTAAATCTGGGCTGTAAAAGTGTTTTACTAAAAGGAGGACATCAGGAAACGGATATGATAACTTCATTGTACTTTGATGAATCAGGGAAAATATCTTCTTTTGAAACTGAAAAATTCCAAACCAACAATACTCATGGTTCCGGATGTACTTTATCTTCAGCTATTGCAGCTTATTTAGCACAGGGCAAAAATCTATCCGATGCTGTCTCACTGGGACAACAATATGTTTTTGAAGCCATTAAAAGCGGGAAGGACTTAAAAATAGGTAAAGGAAATGGTCCGCTTAATCATTTTTTCAACCCTCAAAAATTAATTATACATGAAATGGTCTGA
- the thiE gene encoding thiamine phosphate synthase gives MSISSSFPYQLYLVISEEACKGKNFLEVAEESILGGVDIIQLREKHCTTADFLRKAQQLKEITDKYNIPLIINDNSEVAKALNTHGIHVGNNDISPVELRQQDFWKDKLIGYSIEYTEQLYNKHTQTSDYLGISPVFATATKTDTVTEWGLEGIVKIRSITTKPLVAIGNISLQNAYDIVQAGADCIAVVSAICRANDPQKAAYELKNKILK, from the coding sequence ATGAGTATAAGTTCTTCATTTCCCTATCAACTCTATTTAGTGATCTCTGAAGAAGCCTGTAAAGGCAAAAACTTTCTTGAAGTAGCTGAAGAATCTATTCTGGGCGGTGTAGACATTATTCAGCTTCGCGAAAAGCACTGCACTACTGCGGATTTTCTTAGAAAGGCGCAGCAGCTAAAAGAAATAACAGATAAGTATAATATTCCGTTGATTATAAATGATAATTCCGAAGTTGCCAAAGCATTAAATACTCACGGTATTCATGTTGGGAACAACGATATATCTCCGGTAGAGCTCAGACAGCAAGATTTCTGGAAAGATAAGCTTATCGGCTATTCCATTGAATATACAGAACAGCTTTATAATAAACATACACAAACATCTGATTATCTCGGAATAAGTCCTGTATTTGCTACAGCAACCAAAACCGATACCGTAACAGAGTGGGGACTGGAAGGCATTGTAAAAATCCGTTCTATTACCACTAAACCATTGGTTGCCATCGGAAACATCTCATTGCAAAATGCATACGACATAGTACAAGCCGGTGCAGATTGTATAGCTGTTGTTTCGGCTATCTGCAGAGCTAATGATCCACAAAAAGCAGCTTATGAACTTAAAAACAAAATTTTAAAATGA
- the thiM gene encoding hydroxyethylthiazole kinase, whose protein sequence is MTMEEILWKHILSVRQKSPLVHNITNFVVMNNTANALLAVGASPIMAHASSEVKEMVNIASALVINIGTLDETWTESMLIAVKEVSLLNKPWILDPVGAGATTFRDSTLSKLLHYHPTVIRGNASEIIALAKANKTKTMGVDSTTESIEAMDSAKILNEQYRAIICISGEKDIIIDGEKIIFISNGHPLMTKVTGLGCSASALIGAFIGCIDNKTEATAAVMALLGISGEIAVQESKGPGSLQMNLIDKLHNITEEEFKSYIKISMS, encoded by the coding sequence ATGACTATGGAAGAAATACTCTGGAAACACATCCTGTCGGTAAGACAAAAATCCCCGCTTGTACACAACATAACCAATTTTGTTGTCATGAACAATACTGCTAACGCACTATTAGCCGTAGGTGCTTCTCCTATTATGGCTCATGCCTCTTCTGAAGTAAAAGAAATGGTTAATATAGCTTCTGCTTTAGTTATTAATATCGGAACCCTTGATGAAACCTGGACAGAGTCGATGCTAATTGCTGTGAAAGAAGTTTCTTTACTTAACAAACCATGGATATTAGATCCTGTAGGTGCCGGAGCAACAACTTTTAGAGATTCTACACTTAGCAAGTTACTGCATTACCATCCAACTGTAATCCGTGGAAATGCTTCCGAAATCATTGCACTGGCAAAGGCCAACAAAACTAAAACTATGGGTGTAGACAGTACTACTGAAAGCATTGAAGCTATGGATTCAGCAAAAATTCTCAACGAACAATATAGGGCTATTATCTGCATTTCCGGAGAGAAAGATATTATTATCGATGGGGAGAAAATTATATTTATTAGTAACGGACATCCATTAATGACAAAAGTTACCGGATTAGGCTGCTCCGCATCTGCATTAATAGGAGCTTTTATCGGTTGTATCGATAATAAAACTGAAGCTACCGCTGCCGTAATGGCATTATTGGGAATTTCAGGAGAAATTGCTGTACAAGAAAGTAAAGGTCCCGGAAGTTTACAAATGAATCTCATTGATAAACTACACAACATAACTGAGGAGGAATTCAAAAGTTACATAAAAATATCGATGTCATGA
- a CDS encoding sensor histidine kinase: MNHEGIVLSGNTLVLLLILLLLGVTGYLIYKISVLQKEKKALIEEKKVLKNRLGNIRLDYIETKLNPHLFKNILNSVQSHAYQTYVSLDKLSGVLDYILYESSEKFVTPESELDFTSNLIEINKIKVNPLFDFRIKSQVDKQDPVYKEKVLAPLITVDFIENAFKHTDFLADDSFIFVLLSLKSGVLEIKVENRISPKSPLQKGNSGFGGESLEQRLKMLYKKKFSISKETHNNIYTAYLKIDLNDKYNQVRYTR; this comes from the coding sequence ATGAATCATGAAGGAATTGTGCTTTCCGGGAATACTTTAGTTCTGTTATTGATACTCCTGTTATTGGGTGTAACAGGATATCTCATCTATAAAATTAGTGTATTACAAAAAGAGAAAAAAGCCTTGATAGAAGAGAAAAAAGTGCTGAAAAACAGGTTGGGAAATATCCGTTTAGACTATATAGAGACAAAGCTCAATCCACATCTTTTTAAGAATATTCTTAATTCTGTTCAGTCTCATGCTTATCAGACGTATGTATCTCTGGATAAATTATCAGGAGTGCTGGATTATATTTTGTATGAAAGTAGCGAGAAGTTTGTAACGCCTGAAAGTGAACTTGATTTTACCAGTAATCTGATAGAAATTAATAAAATAAAAGTTAATCCGTTATTTGACTTTAGAATAAAGTCGCAGGTTGATAAGCAGGATCCTGTATATAAGGAAAAAGTTTTAGCCCCATTAATTACAGTCGATTTTATTGAAAACGCTTTTAAACATACAGATTTTCTGGCCGATGATTCTTTTATTTTTGTTTTGCTTTCCTTAAAGAGCGGTGTTCTGGAAATAAAAGTAGAGAACAGAATATCTCCAAAATCACCTTTACAAAAAGGGAATAGCGGCTTTGGAGGAGAATCTCTGGAGCAGAGACTTAAAATGCTCTACAAAAAGAAATTTTCTATAAGTAAAGAGACCCACAACAATATATACACAGCATATTTAAAAATTGATCTCAATGACAAATACAATCAGGTGCGTTATACTCGATGA
- a CDS encoding LytR/AlgR family response regulator transcription factor: protein MTNTIRCVILDDELLAISYLKLLCEQIEGVEVVRVFNNPKYFLEEISDIDCDLCILDIEMPGLNGLQVAELISHKKIIFTTAYKEYAAEAFDLNVVDYVRKPIKKERLQQAFAKAKEFVEIPKNSFIEWNTNLGKSHIFTDQIAYIKTSEIDSRDKDLILNDRTVIILKNINFKTLLEMLPEKDFVQINKKEIIALKSIKVVSANEIITNISEDGEHFTKLHISEVYKADLMEKLGN from the coding sequence ATGACAAATACAATCAGGTGCGTTATACTCGATGATGAGCTTCTGGCTATAAGTTATCTAAAGCTTCTTTGTGAACAAATAGAAGGAGTAGAGGTAGTCCGGGTATTTAATAATCCGAAATATTTCCTCGAAGAGATCAGTGATATCGATTGTGATTTGTGTATTCTGGATATAGAAATGCCGGGATTAAATGGGTTACAGGTTGCTGAACTTATTTCCCATAAAAAGATCATATTTACAACCGCTTATAAAGAATATGCAGCCGAGGCTTTTGATCTTAATGTTGTAGATTATGTAAGAAAACCCATAAAAAAAGAGCGTCTTCAGCAGGCATTTGCAAAGGCTAAAGAGTTTGTAGAAATACCTAAAAACAGCTTTATAGAATGGAATACCAATCTGGGAAAAAGTCACATTTTTACAGATCAGATTGCCTATATAAAAACTTCCGAAATAGATAGCAGGGACAAAGATTTAATCCTGAATGACCGTACGGTGATTATTCTGAAAAACATTAATTTCAAAACACTGCTGGAGATGCTTCCGGAAAAAGATTTTGTGCAGATCAATAAAAAGGAAATCATAGCGCTAAAATCCATAAAAGTAGTTTCTGCAAACGAAATTATTACCAATATTTCTGAAGACGGAGAACATTTTACAAAACTACATATCAGCGAGGTTTATAAGGCAGATCTTATGGAAAAGCTTGGTAATTAA
- a CDS encoding cation:proton antiporter, producing the protein MQKYRNIIFYITTIIFFSGLMYWFFIEGKTLEAGENIISKTSGGSTWDNFVDSFMVNLHHPLALLLIQIVTIILVARLFGWICMKMKQPSVIGEMIAGIALGPSLLGLYFPEFSAFLFPKESLGNLQFLSQIGLIFFMYIVGMELDLSVLRKKAHDAVVISHASIIIPFALGIGLSYFIYKEFAPDGVQFSSFALFIAIAMSITAFPVLARIVQERNLQKTKLGTIVITCAAADDITAWCILAAVIAIVKAGSFASSIYVIIMAIAYVFLMIKVVRPFLKRIADLQTGKGIMSKSVVAIFFLILIISAYATEVIGIHALFGAFMAGAIMPENTKFRNIFIEKVEDVALVVLLPLFFVFTGLRTEIGLLNHGHLWMTAGLIILVAVIGKFIGSALTAKFLRIGWKDSLTIGALMNTRGLMELIVLNIGYDLGVLSPEIFAMMVIMALFTTFMTGPSLDFINYIFKGKKSENEEDADDSGRKYKVLLSFDGPESGSTLLRLADNFTHKMNGNKSITAMNITPVQELHAFEMQDFENEQFVDVVQTSNELKLQITTLFKASNDAENDLVNITNKGNYDLLLIMLRRSIYEGSLLGRLLGFTTKIINPERLLNTVKGKSYMFNNSPFDDFTLGILDKSNIPVGIMVDKNFENAGKVFVPIFDLNDFYLVEYAKRLINNNDSQIIILDVVGQIRRNTEIRELIRSIEQIAPNHITLYNERTIEKEFLESQDLMLISSKSWRSLIDSKSLWLSDIPSTLIISNP; encoded by the coding sequence ATGCAAAAGTACAGGAATATTATTTTTTATATCACAACCATTATATTCTTCTCCGGATTAATGTATTGGTTCTTTATAGAAGGTAAAACTTTGGAAGCCGGAGAAAATATTATATCTAAAACGAGTGGAGGTTCTACCTGGGATAATTTTGTAGATTCTTTTATGGTAAATCTGCACCATCCACTTGCTCTGTTATTGATACAGATTGTCACTATTATATTGGTAGCAAGACTTTTCGGCTGGATCTGTATGAAGATGAAGCAGCCCTCCGTAATAGGAGAGATGATTGCAGGTATTGCTCTCGGACCTTCTCTTTTAGGACTTTATTTTCCTGAATTTTCAGCATTCCTTTTCCCTAAAGAGTCATTAGGAAACCTTCAGTTTCTTAGTCAGATAGGACTAATTTTCTTTATGTATATCGTCGGGATGGAACTCGACCTTAGTGTTCTGAGAAAGAAAGCTCACGATGCAGTAGTGATTAGTCACGCCAGTATTATTATTCCTTTTGCTTTAGGAATAGGGCTTTCCTATTTTATTTATAAAGAATTTGCGCCGGATGGTGTGCAGTTTAGCTCGTTTGCATTATTTATAGCCATTGCAATGAGTATTACAGCATTCCCGGTTCTGGCAAGGATTGTTCAGGAGCGGAATCTGCAGAAAACAAAACTGGGTACTATTGTTATTACCTGTGCGGCAGCCGATGATATTACAGCATGGTGTATTCTGGCAGCAGTTATCGCCATTGTAAAAGCAGGATCATTTGCCAGTTCTATCTATGTCATTATTATGGCAATTGCTTATGTATTTTTAATGATTAAAGTCGTGCGTCCTTTCCTGAAAAGAATAGCCGACCTGCAAACCGGAAAAGGAATTATGAGCAAATCTGTTGTTGCAATATTCTTCCTCATTCTTATTATCTCTGCATACGCAACCGAAGTTATTGGTATACATGCATTATTCGGAGCTTTTATGGCGGGTGCTATTATGCCTGAGAATACTAAATTCAGAAATATTTTTATAGAAAAGGTTGAAGATGTAGCATTAGTTGTATTGCTTCCTTTGTTCTTTGTTTTTACCGGATTGAGAACAGAGATTGGGTTGTTAAATCATGGTCATTTATGGATGACAGCCGGATTAATCATTTTAGTTGCCGTTATTGGTAAATTCATAGGAAGCGCACTCACAGCGAAATTCCTCCGTATAGGCTGGAAAGACAGTTTGACTATTGGCGCATTGATGAATACCCGTGGATTGATGGAGCTAATTGTTCTGAATATTGGTTATGACCTCGGTGTACTAAGTCCGGAAATATTTGCGATGATGGTTATTATGGCATTGTTTACAACATTCATGACCGGGCCGTCATTAGACTTTATCAATTATATTTTTAAAGGGAAAAAATCTGAAAATGAAGAAGATGCTGATGACAGCGGCAGAAAATATAAAGTATTGCTTTCTTTCGATGGGCCGGAATCGGGAAGTACCTTGCTAAGGCTTGCTGATAACTTTACCCATAAAATGAATGGAAACAAAAGTATTACAGCAATGAATATTACTCCGGTACAGGAACTTCATGCTTTTGAAATGCAGGATTTTGAGAATGAACAATTTGTAGATGTTGTACAGACTTCTAATGAACTTAAACTGCAGATTACCACTTTGTTTAAAGCTTCAAATGATGCGGAAAATGATTTGGTGAATATTACCAATAAAGGCAACTATGATTTGCTCCTCATTATGCTCCGAAGATCGATTTATGAAGGAAGCTTACTGGGCAGATTGTTAGGTTTTACAACCAAGATTATTAATCCGGAAAGACTGTTGAATACCGTAAAGGGCAAATCATATATGTTCAATAATTCGCCATTTGACGATTTTACTCTGGGGATATTAGATAAATCCAATATTCCTGTGGGGATAATGGTGGATAAGAATTTTGAAAACGCAGGAAAGGTGTTTGTCCCAATCTTCGACCTGAATGATTTTTACCTTGTTGAATATGCAAAAAGGCTTATTAATAACAACGACTCACAGATTATTATTCTGGATGTGGTGGGACAAATTCGCAGAAATACAGAAATTCGTGAGCTGATAAGAAGTATTGAGCAGATAGCACCTAATCATATTACATTATATAACGAAAGAACTATAGAAAAGGAATTTCTGGAGTCTCAGGATCTTATGCTGATCAGCAGTAAAAGCTGGAGGAGCCTTATCGATTCAAAGAGCCTTTGGCTATCCGATATTCCGTCTACTTTAATTATTTCTAATCCGTAA